A section of the Triticum dicoccoides isolate Atlit2015 ecotype Zavitan chromosome 7A, WEW_v2.0, whole genome shotgun sequence genome encodes:
- the LOC119332287 gene encoding arogenate dehydrogenase 2, chloroplastic-like — MAIPSPARLHLPSSCRRSAALTNLQSVDRSTAACRWRGRLLPVAAAPLRLRAVHAAAAARQPFDNGSGVIEAEGEEDDDDEHPRLKIAIVGFGNFGQFLARTLVRQGHTVLAHSRSDHSAAAADLGASFYADPHDLCECQPDVVLLATSILSTEAVLRWLPVHRFRRSTLFADVLSVKEFPRKQLLSRLPEDFDIICTHPMFGPESARDGWAGLPFVFDRVRVGDSPARRARAEAFLNIFEREGCRMVEMPCAEHDAHAAETQLVAHTVGRMLATLGLRPTPIDTKGYETLLRLVDNTCSDSFDLYNGLFMYNKNSTELLHRLEAALDTVKRRLFHNLHDVLRKQLFEGSPPLNRDGPPTPDSSSTAGAESLSNDRP; from the coding sequence ATGGCGATCCCTTCCCCCGCGCGACTCCACCTACCGTCCTCCTGCCGCCGGTCGGCGGCTCTCACCAACCTCCAATCCGTTGACAGGTCTACGGCGGCATGCCGGTGGCGGGGGCGCCTTCTCCCCGTGGCCGCTGCTCCGCTCCGCCTCCGCGCCGTGCATGCCGCGGCCGCTGCGCGGCAGCCGTTCGACAACGGGTCCGGCGTCATTGAAGCGGagggggaggaggacgacgacgacgagcaTCCGCGCCTGAAGATCGCCATCGTGGGGTTCGGCAACTTCGGGCAGTTCCTGGCGCGGACGCTGGTGCGGCAGGGGCACACGGTGCTGGCGCACTCCCGCTCCGACCACTCGGCCGCCGCGGCGGACCTCGGCGCGTCCTTCTACGCCGACCCGCACGACCTCTGCGAGTGCCAGCCCGACGTGGTCCTCCTGGCCACCTCCATCCTCTCCACCGAGGCCGTGCTCCGCTGGCTCCCCGTCCACCGCTTCCGCCGCAGCACGCTCTTCGCCGACGTGCTCTCCGTCAAGGAGTTCCCCAGGAAGCAGCTCCTGAGCCGCCTCCCCGAGGACTTCGACATCATCTGCACGCACCCCATGTTCGGCCCGGAGTCGGCGCGCGACGGCTGGGCCGGCCTCCCGTTCGTGTTCGACAGGGTCCGCGTCGGCGACTCCCCGGCCCGCCGCGCGCGCGCCGAGGCGTTCCTCAACATCTTCGAGCGCGAGGGGTGCCGCATGGTGGAGATGCCCTGCGCGGAGCACGACGCGCACGCCGCCGAGACGCAGCTGGTGGCGCACACCGTGGGGCGGATGCTGGCCACGCTCGGGCTCCGCCCCACGCCCATCGACACCAAGGGCTACGAGACGCTGCTCCGGCTCGTGGACAACACCTGCAGCGACAGCTTCGACCTCTACAACGGCCTCTTCATGTACAACAAGAACTCGACGGAGCTGCTCCACCGGCTCGAGGCGGCGCTGGACACCGTCAAGAGGAGGCTCTTCCACAACCTCCATGACGTGCTCCGGAAGCAGCTCTTCGAGGGCTCGCCGCCGCTCAACAGGGACGGCCCGCCGACCCCGGACTCCTCGTCCACCGCCGGCGCCGAGTCGTTGTCTAATGACCGGCCGTGA
- the LOC119333689 gene encoding uncharacterized zinc finger CCHC domain-containing protein At4g19190-like encodes MEEGVEGSGGGGGLGRKIPAGEVELKEKSGTAWSHSFLNQKPWHPLSYPNQRRKWIAEQIHTNRARRDEEVQREFAQEQEFFRQTALFSKKDKEKMEIMKAVSFMYVRPPGYNPESAKAAEIQDEKKKLDQGDATEDAVAANTSSMPDGPEKKKSRPKDVFGRSLPTEQEFEVLKNAPRLDTGAPARPKPFGVEVRNVRCLRCGNFGHQSGDRECPMKDIIMPNEESRLKRDDPLTAIKAQTDSSEPLKWELKQKPGMSPPRGGYNPDDPNQQIVAEEIFDEYGGFLGDIDIPALLTNFSTSKSKKRSKSKSRRRQSEPAAHVESGRHHSSHHSSSDSEPEKSNRASGSKRKKKYCSDPSSYSDSEAEAGKGKAKQKSKHRHRKKHLLESSSESEVEVDTRRHPKWEHRKKKKKEEMEIAPVSSSRDKGYTISKRPSRRSREKQPYSDSSSSESEQQHPTRWQDKQSHSDSSSSESKRHSRRSREKRHHKIPDFPVSNRSSRKSDEKWHYTDSSARESDRHSRKPREKSRYSDPSASEYSDSDRPSRRSNEKRHYTDLSTRESDRHSRKPRGKSRCSDLSASEYSDSDRRNSHRRRRRK; translated from the exons ATGGAGGAGGGggtggaggggagcggcggcggcggggggctcGGGCGGAAGATCCCGGCGGGGGAGGTGGAGCTGAAGGAGAAGTCGGGGACGGCGTGGAGCCACTCGTTCCTGAACCAGAAGCCATGGCACCCGCTCTCGTACCCGAACCAGCGCCGCAAGTGGATCGCCGAGCAGATCCACACCAACCGCGCGCGCCGCGACGAGGAGGTGCAGCGCGAGTTCGCGCAGGAGCAGGAGTTCTTCCGCCAGACCGCCCTCTTctccaagaaggacaaggagaag ATGGAGATAATGAAAGCTGTGAGTTTCATGTATGTCCGCCCACCTGGATACAATCCAGAGAGTGCAAAGGCTGCtgaaattcaagatgagaagaagaaGCTGGATCAAGGCGATGCCACCGAAGATGCTGTAGCTGCAAATACCTCTTCAAT GCCTGATGGCCCAGAGAAGAAAAAGAGTAGGCCGAAAGATGTGTTTGGCCGTTCATTGCCAACAGAGCAAGAATTTGAAGTTCTGAAAAATGCTCCAAG ATTGGACACAGGTGCTCCTGCTAGACCTAAACCATTTGGAGTCGAAGTTCGTAATGTTAGATGTTTAAGATGTGGAAACTTCGGCCATCAGAGTGGTGACCGGGAATGTCCCATGAAGGATATTATCATGCCGAATGAGGAGAGCCGATTGAAAAGGGACGATCCACTTACAGCAATAAAGGCACAGACTGATTCGAGTGAG CCTTTGAAGTGGGAGCTTAAGCAAAAGCCTGGCATGAGCCCTCCTCGAGGTGGATATAACCCTGATGATCCTAATCAGCAGATTGTAGCAGAAGAGATATTTGATGAATATGGAG gatTCCTCGGCGATATTGACATTCCGGCTCTCCTTACCAACTTCTCCACGAGTAAATCAAAGAAACGCTCCAAGAGTAAAAGCAGGCGCAGGCAGTCTGAGCCTGCTGCTCATGTAGAATCTGGAAGACATCATAGCAGTCATCATTCATCCTCAGATTCGGAACCTGAGAAGAGCAACAGGGCGTCAGGAAGCAAGAGAAAGAAAAAATATTGTTCTGACCCATCCTCGTATTCTGATTCTGAGGCGGAAGCTGGGAAAGGAAAAGCCAAGCAGAAGTCAAAGCACAGGCACAGGAAGAAACACCTGCTAGAGTCCTCTTCTGAATCAGAAGTTGAAGTTGACACAAGAAGGCATCCAAAGTGGGAGcacaggaagaaaaagaagaaagaggAGATGGAAATTGCCCCAGTTTCCTCCTCCAGAGATAAAGGATATACAATAAGCAAGAGGCCTTCGAGGCGATCGAGGGAGAAGCAACCCTACAGTGACTCAAGTTCTTCTGAGAGCGAGCAGCAGCATCCAACACGATGGCAGGACAAGCAATCCCACAGTGACTCGAGTTCTTCCGAAAGCAAGCGGCATTCAAGGAGATCAAGGGAAAAGAGACATCACAAAATACCAGATTTTCCCGTGAGCAATAGGTCTTCACGGAAATCGGATGAGAAGTGGCACTATACTGATTCAAGCGCACGTGAAAGCGATAGACATTCAAGGAAACCAAGAGAAAAATCGCGCTACTCTGATCCAAGTGCTTCTGAGTATTCAGATTCTGATCGGCCTTCACGGAGATCGAATGAGAAGCGACACTATACTGACTTGAGCACACGTGAAAGTGATAGGCATTCAAGGAAACCGAGGGGGAAATCACGCTGCTCTGATCTAAGTGCTTCTGAGTATTCAGATTCTGATCGGCGTAATAGTCATCGCCGTCGTCGAAGAAAATGA